In the Pocillopora verrucosa isolate sample1 chromosome 4, ASM3666991v2, whole genome shotgun sequence genome, CGaacttttttaaatctaaagCGATTTCCGGCAGAAgattatttttctgtcaaattaAAAGCATAagacagtaaaaacaaattacaCAAGTGAATCAACATTTTGTATTATCAATGGCCATGTATAATTGATGACAAGGACACATCTTGCCCttgttggttttattttcattgttaatttTTGGGCTTTCAACTATGATTTAAAAAGGGGGATCAGCTTAATGCTATCTAGATGATAAAGAATGTTCTGGCGttgaataaatattattaaactAAACGTTACGTTTTAGATCAAACAATAGATTGACGCAACATTTTCATCGCCGTAATATTTCAACTGCTACGTTTCACAACGGGATTGTTTTGACTTCGATTTTGGCCTTGTCCTAACTGAAGTGTTAAACTTAAGGCTGTTAataaacgttttcttttttcttacctcCAGCAATTTACCTTCGCCTGTGACTCGTATGCATTCTCTATAACGTAGTCATGTGTTTTTTCCATGCAGTTAGCATAAAAATTCATGCGAAAATGACATTAAGATTCATGATTAAACGTGACAGCTGTGCATAATGTTTGATaaattagaaatgtttttaaaatcttttcgcGAAGATTAGAGGCCGTATTTTAAAGTAGCATTTTAATCTTAAGGGAATTTGAACACTTATTGAATCTTTCTCTAGCTCTCGAAATAAGCCAGTAAAGAAAATGTCAGTGTTCAAGTTAAGCTTTTCAACTTTAAGTGTTATTAACATCAACCAGTTGGCCCCtgataatttcataatttatcgCAGGAATGATATTACTTGTCAAGCCGTTACCATGGTATCCAAATCGAACCGAAAGTGaaaataacaaagcaaaacgaaaaGCTAAAATGACCCAAGCCACTCTCGTTCGTGTGGTAATATTCTGCGCTAAAAAGAttgtaaaattatttcagtGGGTGTATTTTGTCAGTAACATACTGTTGCCGCAATAAGGTcatacatggttgcttgtagatggGGAATTTCTCTTCTCCTGTTCAATCTGATATCTTACTTGTTCGCTGCGCTCAGTTGTGAGATATCGCATTGAACATGAGacaagaaatttcatatctaaaaGAAACCTTACATTAGTTTGTTTATTATCATAAAAACACCATAGGCCttcactgacaagaaaagccgactttaCTCACGAGAGTGGCGCGAAAGAGTGACGTGTTACCAGCTATTTAGCGACATCAAACACACGTTATAAAATATCGTTAGTTTACGCGTGTGCAGTTATTgtttttctcagggctggaaattcTTATGCCCCATTTAATATATcagattaaaaacaatttctcaGTGTAATATAATATAAAAGTAGCTCCTTTACCGTACACcccaaaataatgaaaaagatatttcaaaaaaggaagatatttATTGCATTGATCTGAATAATATTATCCTTTTCATTAATCACCCGGTGGAAAGTTCCTCACCTTTTTACACCTGTAAAGCACTTAAAATTTTTCCCAagcaagaaattattttttggttgCATACACCAAAAACTTTAATCACTTTCCTACTCTCACAAATTTCCTTTCTGGTAGAGTCATTGTCTTTCGTaatctaatttaaaaaatagcGTGTGTCTTAAAACACGTTTAATCCAGCAGAGCCCTTGACTCCCGTGATTAATGGCATGTTTAATGGCACGCAAAATGACAGCAAGGATTGTTGTCATTTTTCGTGCAAATTCCGTGTAGGATAGATTAACCTGTAAAAGAATAACATTGCCTTAAAATCTTATCCATCCTTTTGGAATTGAAAAGTCTTCAAATGATATCATCAGCATGGTTCTTTGTATATGTTCGTGGCAAATGGGAGTAGGAAACTAGTCGCCGAGGTGTTCTATCTCTCTTAAAGGCGAAACTAGTACAAGAAACAAGATTGATTCAAGTTATTCTGACATACTATTATGGATGTTAACTGTTCTCTGTCAGTCTTTTTTCTAACTGTTTGGTATTCTAGAATGCATGGACGATTGAATGCCATCGAGGAAAGTTGCATCTCATGTTTAAAACCCTCGACCAGAGTATTCTTCAAGTACATACAGTCAAGTTGAACTACGAACACCATGTcaattgaaatataacaaagGCCAATTTTAATGGCTTTCCAAATGTAGATAGGCCTTGAAATTCAAACGTCTACGATACACATAGGCGGGTTGTACTTCCCAAACGCTTTCATTTCCACATAGATAGATATGCCCATGaatataaagtaaaatataagATAGATGCAGCCCACTTTTTTATCCAAAACCCATTTATAGTAGTAAATAATAAACAGTGTGACAGCTATTGAGCCCAAAATGAAGAAACAAGAGACGAAGAGTCCGTGACTGTTGATGACGACGGCTGAGTCATAGTCCCACACAGTGGTTTTGACAAGCCAGGGAATTCCTAGGCACAACAGGATGTCGAATACATTGCTACCAACTGTGTGCGACACGGCCATATCTCCGTCACCTAcaggaaaagtaaaaaaaaaataatggcaaCTGAGTGGGTTCCGAATTTTAATCCTGGGATCGACCATTATCCTAAGTTTGCAATAAAGTTTTACGCAATGTGTTTTATGCCTCAGGGTTAAATTTTGCGGTCACTTtaaatggtaaaattttttatgCCACCAAAttaatttgtgattttaaaTCAGTAAGATTGGAAAATGTTAGTTTAGATCTTTTAGTGTTTACGTTAATAAGCTGAATCGTGTTAACAGTAGAACAAAGATTTGAAAttgattcattttgtttttgaagaacCCGTCGGAAACAGAAGGGAAATGATAAATGCCTCGCTAATTTTGGCCTGTCATTCCGTCGTGTCAAAAatcctctttttcctccttcGATAATGACCTGTGCGCTTCGCACTCAGCCATGAATCGTGGGGCTAAAATTCGGCTCCTAAATTTACAGAACAGATATCAACCCGATCAGTAAGGGgtatttatttctctctgaaaAACCTTGAATTGCAATTATCATGCATCAGACTGAGTATGAAaactgattggtcgagagagcATTCTGTCAATAGACAATGGCTTGTGAAGTAGACATGACAACCTAACATCTGCATCAGGTATTGAATAATATGccgagttcaaagtctgcctagcTTCCAAGGCCCTTGCCCTTGTGGCTGGTTCTCAAGCTTTTGCAAATTCAGAGAGAAGTTTCTTCTTGTAcagattattaaaaaaactgtaggataaaaaaattatagaattcCGTTTTCTCacgatatcatgaattatcaaaagtCGTAACTGTGTTATCAGTCTCCGCCTTCGGCGAATAACTCAGACCTCGCATAATTAATAGTAACATGTTCAAACTCATCCAATAGTTGCTTATTGTTGTACTGTCCAAGTTACACCAGTTGTGTAAAGATAAATTTACCAGATTCCCTCCCCCGCCGTGAAGGCTATGTAATATCCttgtgaccccccccccccccccctctgcATCAACAATTAATCGGCAGTCAATTTCCGACAGTCCCCCTTTTCATTAGCGACGCACTGGTCCCCCCTTCGTTCCTCCTAAACGAAGGGGGGACCCCAATAGTCCTTTTAGTCCCAGCCTCTTCCCCCCACGGGGGATGCGATAAATATTGGGTGGTCACAAGATCCGTCGAGGgctaaacaggaaaaaataacTGCAGAAAACAAACTCTTAATAAAACGATGAGACAAATTTGCCACCCACCTTTCTGCGCTACAAAGAGGCTTGATAAGCAGTCGGGAACACTGCTACCGAAAGCGACAAGAGAAAGTCCCATAACGGTATCAGGAATCATGAAAGTGTATCCAATTATAGTAACCATCCAAACAAGAATGTATGACGTCACACCAATCCACACAATGCACACCACAAAAGAGAATCCCACGAACTTACGACAAGATTCCTTTTTTACATCTGGTATTGTGAAATAGAATAAAATGTTGATTGGCAGCCCAAGCGCCCAGCAGAAGCGAGCCCAGACTCCTTCCGGTGGACTCAATGGCGTTCCTAGGGTGAGATCTGGGACCTCGTGAGGTCTTTGTTGATCATATTCATAGTGATGAGCCAAATGCTCGCCGCTTTCtgaggattgaaaaaaaaaaaaaaaaaagaacattgaaAGACCTTTTATTAGtccttcttttctctttttagaaCCTATGGATTTATTCCTATGGCAACAGTTTCATCATAGCTTGTAACCTTCGACAAGCGGAGGACTCTTCTCCATCCTTAACAATCCatattctgttttcttttatttccaccGAACTGTTATTTTTTACTATCTTTCCAGGGATCTCTAACATCTTTTTTTGCCCGTGATGATCAAAATTGTGGAAATAACTACAGGTATCAAGCCACAACACTTTTAAGTTTTTGCACACGGAGGTAAAAAATCCCTATCAGTTACTTGAAACATGTACAGCGTACACGTACATCAGAGAATCAAATGGAAATTTTACCAGAGAATACAggtttcgtttccttttcttcctcctTTTTATTGTGTTCGTTGTCTTCTTTTACTTCTTCTAAATCGTCTTTCTCCTTGTTTTTCTCAAATTCAGTATTTTCTGAGTCATCTCCGGGAACTTTTGAGTACCCGTTTTTCTTGCCGTTATTAGCGTGAAGTTCAGACTTGTATTCAGGGCTAGTTGTGTTTGTCACCCTGTAGAGCCATGCCTCGATGCGAGGATTGAAAAACATAATCAGAAGGTAGACTGAGTAGAAGCAAACCATAGCCGTGGCTTCTGACCTGAGGAGATATCATGAATACTTTTAGaggaaagtttttcaaaaaagtgAAACTGGTTCAACTTTATCCACTGATTTcgttttgaatttaaaatctggagttttgtttccttttttttctcccaaacCTCTATTTCGTGTATCATTCTCATTCATGGCCCAGCCAGGATTGTGTACCATGGTCAGGTAATTAGCTGGTGTTCAACAGGAACATGAAGTTTTAATCAACTTTAgtgattttcaagtttgttaGAACAGGAAACGAACAGATAATCAATGAAAAACCATGATTATCAATAAAGgcggggaggggtgggtgcacGGATTTAATTTCCCGGATCAAATTTTACATTACTCCTTTTTCCGGACAACATTTGAgccaaattgtttttaaaatttaccagCTTACAAAACCTAGATCCCATTTTTACCCCTTCAGACACTTTCCTCACTGTTAAGTTAGCAATCGGATCATCACATGCAAGTTTAAATGCTATCGATAATTATTTGAAACCTCCTCACCAGATGACTATGTTATCCATAAGAACCAACATGAGTATAACAAGACTGAACAGATAGAACATGCTGTCCCTCACTAAAGGCCACCAAGCAAGGTACAAAACCTAAAGGAATCAAGTGAACATGAACgtgaggaaaaaattttaaaccaatttAAATAAAGATATTTCTGTTCAGGTAGAgcgaaaacaacaacaacaacaacaacaacaacaacagataaAAAGTTAGAAAGATTTGTTCAAAATTGATAGAATAAAACCAGAAAAAGATACTgttgacaatttgaaataaatcaagGCTTCAAAGAGGAGTTACAGGCAATAAAAAGGCTTGTTTACTTATTGAAAAGCATTTTGTGTTTGGCATATGAGAAGCCTGTATTATTTTGCTGATTGATGTATGCTTTACTTAGCTTACCGTGCCTGCCCCAATGCCGCAGACACCAATCACAAAAAGTACGTTAAAAACTGCTGATCCTAAAATAGTTCCAACCCCAATGTCTCCTTTTGTGACAAATACacctaaaaaagaaaataaactgctCAGTGAAAGCACGAAAAAATTCCCGACTGAATTTAGCGGGTCGTACCGTGAAATTCAGCCttctaaattgaccaatcatggCTCGCGTAATAACTGAGAGATACCATATGTCAGGTTACTAACCAATCACAGAAGCAAAAAGCTCAGGTGCTGAACTTCCTAAGGCCATAAACGTAGCCCCAGCTACATCACTTTGAAGATCCATTTTCTCGCAGATGATCTCCAAACATGGCACAAAATAATCATCACACACTATAGCTATGGCCCAGAACATGTAGAAAGCGACAGCAAAGTTAACAATAACAGCGCCATGTTGCCTTTGCTTCTGGTTGAAAAAATCGTTCGGGAACTCCTCTATCGATGGTGGCGTGCAGTTTTTCAGCTTGTGGGTTTTGTGAGCTGAAAGATGCCTTGACGTAAAAGATATTTCTAAAAGGGATTTTAAAAGAATGTAATTAATTCTAACACTgtataaaaataaagcaaacaaataatTACCCGAGGAAATTAGTAGAAAACTTTTCATCTTATAGGGAGGGGAATGGCTCTTGCATTTGTTCAGAATTAAGTGCCTAATTGAATAAGAATGAAGACAATATGACACATCTAAggtaataatgaaataaacaagttaataAAAGACGATATGGGAATTCCCATATTAGAAATTGTTTGAGCTTTTTAGTTTCGAGGGAACTACGAGCATGCAGATGATTGTATTGCAAAGCCAAATAATTCAGCGGTGCGTaggtgttaattttttttgttatgacaAGACTTATCTGACAATGTCACTGCTTCTTGAAAAACTGTGAATGAAACAGGTACTCTGCGCCTCTGGAAActatcgtttttctttttcaaaaattggtATTGAGGTAAAACTTTAGCCTATGATCGTTTTGATAAACCATTAGCTCAGTGAGCTACTGAACTACTTTAAGAATTTTCGTGAATCTATTAagtttccattttgaaaaactGCATCGCTTTCATTTGCCCAGTCGAGTATATTTAACTGCAATGACCCATCAGCAAGATTACCAGGCTTACAAACAATTTCTCTAATATATTTcctacaaaagaaatatattttggaTTTAGCATCATTCTCCTTTAAGCTGAGGGATCTGAAAAACCAACGCTGATGGGAAGCAAGGCCAGTTTTCGCGTGGTGGTTATTGATGGCAATACCGCAGAGAAGCTGCAATCGTAGGACACCTGATTTTTTAGATGATAAGTTTTAAACACAGAACGTTTCCAGAAGAAATACTGAATGTGGAATCTGATCTACAATCAAACGAGTATCTTACGAAGGCTCACTTCTGGGGGTGGGGGGGCCTGCCActaacaaatatttgtttactttgtagGTGGTATTCAAATCAGAcgtcaaacaaaatatttgttttcaaaatataaaaacctTTTGTTTCACTGTTTTCCTTACAGGTACATCGAACTGTTTACGATATCATGATCTACCTGAATGTTCTTTTGTGATTGCTGTACTTTCGCTTGTAATGTCCTTGCTTAGGTCATGGTAAGCCAAAGCAGTAAACAGGACAGCAAGTACTCCACCGCAAGCCAGCTGAGTCTTGAATCTTCTCTTTCGTCTCATGGTTGCCTAAAATcacatttttgtaagaaaaaattcaatactTAAAGAACTGATTTCTAACGCcaagataaaaacttttcaGGTTGCTTCATTTGCTTACACAATATGGTATTTATGTGGTAAGCTATTGGTTATTTATTCAAAGACCTGCAGTTCGAGATACGGACCTGTAAGAAGCGATCAACCGCGACCTGTGGCTCAAGGGAAAATAGCGGGAAAATTGGCGCTTACCAAGTCGTTCGCGTTTCTTGTATCCTTAAAAGCGATAAATGCGATGTAGATTAAGCTTTAAAGAGACTGAAACCCAGTAACTACGATTCAATTTCGCGGTTAactgaaaattgttatttaaatatttctatttcattcaCACCGGTTCAACACGATTTCTTCTGTCTTCAAAGTAATGAATGAATGTAGTCAATTGATAGTGTCAAAATAGTCCGTATGAAACAAAAGCTTTCGACCGTCTGCTATAAACAAAAGATATTCGGAagttaaaaaagtattttacgATGATAAAATTGTCTCAGATTCCTATGCTTAGCTTTAAACAACTTATTTTTAAGTCTATCAGTAGATTTTTACTCCTAATACTCTAATTGTAATTGTTTGGTTCTTGTTTggcattttttcgtttttttttttattcgaatTTATCAAGCGAAAGAAACGGTGAGAAACATAAAGAAAAAGGCAAGCGCAGCTCaggaaaaaagaggagaaagagCGAACATAAAGCAGCACTTTTACCGAAACCACATGAAAACGTTTGCTTTCATGGGACAGAAACTCACGTAAACCAAAGATTGATGGAGAAATTCTAGatggaaatatttgaaaaaagcGCAGTAGAAAGTGTTTGTTAGAAGGCTACATTAAAGATTAACTTATAAACGCACATGAAAGCATACTGATTGACAGTGTCTCCTACCTCTGAGCCACTTGTAggtctaaaaatttttaagagaGACTTTTAAATCAAAGCTATTATCTTTAGTTGAATGCGTTTTTTTCGTAGCTGAGTAGTGGAGTTTCATGCGCTTCCTTCCCTTTTACTGTTGACTATCTCGCCCCTTGAACTGATGAAATATCTCGTTATCTAATAGAAGTTCAAGTAAAGttgaaaaagctttattttaacGAGGTGGTCTATCAGCTCGAAGGCTGATATCCATGGAGGCCTTGCATCTTGAAATTTACCCGCATTAACGAATCAACACCATATATCATACCAAAATTCTAAAATATACCTAATTTACAACGAAACATCATCAAATTCATGATATAAAGCCCACACACTTCTTGCAGAGAGAGGGGAACGTAGgtcccggtgttgtggtctgaTCTCGTTTCCGAAATTGAAGACAtctacaaattaattttttcaaaaatcgtGAATTGTTGAATGCAGTTAGGCCAAAGTCCCCCTCAAAGTGTAGTAAAGCGCCATGAGCTCAAGGAAATGGCGCTATAGAAATCCCTCATTAACATTACACATTATCATGAGAACAAATATGTCTTGCTGGGGGTAAGGAAGTCTGTGTGCGAACTCCACGCTTCTGTATTAAAGAGCTAAATCCTTATCCCATAATTAAGTTTAACCCTCAGTAAGGGATAACCAAGGAAAAatgctttgttaaaaaaatccatttgaGTATGATGAAATGTTGGTGGGAGCTAAAAAGTAAAGGCAGAGAAGGTTGGCCTTGTGGTAGGAACGTCTGCTCGAGGGAAGGTCGACTAGTGCAAATATCCGCGAGCAATGTGTAATTATCTGGGCAGACCTATTTTAATGGCTCTGTTATCTGTTTATGTCTTTTCGTAGGAGACTGATTCAGGTAACGTCGTTTTCGTTCAACTTATCAGTCGTCCTTACCTAGCGCCCAATTTTACAGCAGCTGCTCTGCCAATTTTTATCTTCGATTCCACAAGAGGAAATCAACAGCGTCACTGAAGCTTTCCTTCACGTATTTCATTCTCTATTTGTCCTCCAAAGTTATGACAAACAAAGGTCTTGAAAGCCGTCGTGATTCGCCTTCTCTCAAGTAAACTTTGATATCCGTACACTCGCTTAAGATCCGATCAAGGAGATTGTGGTTTTGGTATAAGTTCATGAAATTCTTACAACATAAAGGAAAATGAACGAAATCTGTACCTCAAGGGAATCGGCAGGACGCTTCGACGGAGACTCTTTCTTACTTCTTGTCAACACATTTTTTTCGAACAAATATTGGGCGTGAGCTTCCCACGACATAAAGATGTCAAAAACTAATCCTGGGTAATTTCACCAGATATAGCCTTTCTGGGAATATTCAGATGTAAATTACAACCACGCCCTATGTGCCATTGAGAGATAAATAATAGGCAATCACAGttggaaacatttcaaagaagaTTTTTGTCCTCTAACCATTTAGTTCAATACTGCAGATCTTTATAagtgtaaaaatttcaaatatctaGAGTTAGATTTAAGAGActacatataaaacaaattaGGTGAAACATATCATCTCTCTCCACGTCTTAATTAGTAATGGCCAGTCAAAAAAGGAGCCTGAGGCAAGAACtgactgaagaaaataaatgaggaAATTGTGAGCCAAAGTTACTTGGTGAGATACAATTACAGTTCGATAAAGTTATAATTTATTACGGCGACCTGTTAAGTTAAATGGTAAGAGGGAGTCATATTGTATCCTTGTAGTGTTTAGTTTTTCTGGCATTTGTTGTAAACTAGTATCCTTATTGCCGAGTGATAGTAAAGCAGCGGATTTAGTCAGTTTTCATCACTACGATTCGCTGGCGATACAGGTGTTTTGCCTGTGATAAAACAACTACAAGTCGAAAACATGAAGAAAGGTCCctcaaattattcaaaacttCAAACCGCTGAGTTTAAACTCCACTTGACTCGTTAAAATAATTGCAATTAAGAAGCGTTGTCTAGgaaattgtctttcatttgcAATTTATAATATTGCttgcatttaattttatttttgttttactaaATAATAAGCCCGTTTATCTGTTTACTccataaaccaaaacaaaaagaacacgAGCGCACATTCTCTTGTCCAAAATTATACTAGTTATTGTTTAAAATCCAAAGCTTCTTAACATATTCTGGCGATCAATTACCTATATGAGTATAGTTTATGAACTGAAATTTCAATAACACCGTATTTTTCATTGCGTAAAAGAGAAGTATCTAAGTAACACAAGAAAAGCTCCAACGGGCACATCCTTGCTTTTACTTACTTTTTCGCGCGCATGCTAGAGTGATCAGcttcaattaattttaactCAGTTCTAAGTCCACATTTTTCAGCTCATTAACTGGTTACAAGAAGATTAGgggacattttttttcctcaaggaTCTACTCAGTGATTCGAGTGATTGTATTGCTCAAGGGAAACGGATGATAAATTATGTTGTAAGTAAAAAACTTAAGTTGGGTATGACACACTATATGTAGCAGACCACATCTGACATCTTGGACTTTTAAGGCAGAGAGGCAACAAATACACGGAGTCCTTCACTTTGTCGTCGCTAAGTCTGAGAATTAACATAAATACTTCACCtgttattttgataaattcattCCATTTCATACCTTTAAGCAGTAAGTACTTTCCTCCCTCAGCACTGTGTGTGAGGATCAGATTCACTCTTTATCGTGTCTTCACCTTTACGTGACAAGAGCTTAGCGTGAGGAAGTAGCAATCGTTTCTATTAGCCCGGCAATTAAGACTTGATTTTCCTTGATTTCCTTCttcaaataaacattttggGCAATCAAAtgacttgaaataattttctccGTTGTCTATTCACGATTCAAGGACCAGTTTATAGGAGAAAACGGTGATAAAATAAGGAAGAAAGAATGTACACAGCCGTGTTTGATACATCCATCTCGCGCCCAGGCCTCTGACTGTTTCTTAGTAACGGTGAAGAAAAGTTGGAAAAATGCTctcaattatttacaaaataatgatatgTCACATTGTACTCCCTTTCCTTTGTGTACAAGATAGATTTGCATAAACGActatgaatatat is a window encoding:
- the LOC131769913 gene encoding sodium/potassium/calcium exchanger 4 isoform X2 — translated: MRRKRRFKTQLACGGVLAVLFTALAYHDLSKDITSESTAITKEHSEISFTSRHLSAHKTHKLKNCTPPSIEEFPNDFFNQKQRQHGAVIVNFAVAFYMFWAIAIVCDDYFVPCLEIICEKMDLQSDVAGATFMALGSSAPELFASVIGVFVTKGDIGVGTILGSAVFNVLFVIGVCGIGAGTVLYLAWWPLVRDSMFYLFSLVILMLVLMDNIVIWSEATAMVCFYSVYLLIMFFNPRIEAWLYRVTNTTSPEYKSELHANNGKKNGYSKVPGDDSENTEFEKNKEKDDLEEVKEDNEHNKKEEEKETKPVFSESGEHLAHHYEYDQQRPHEVPDLTLGTPLSPPEGVWARFCWALGLPINILFYFTIPDVKKESCRKFVGFSFVVCIVWIGVTSYILVWMVTIIGYTFMIPDTVMGLSLVAFGSSVPDCLSSLFVAQKGDGDMAVSHTVGSNVFDILLCLGIPWLVKTTVWDYDSAVVINSHGLFVSCFFILGSIAVTLFIIYYYKWVLDKKVGCIYLIFYFIFMGISIYVEMKAFGKYNPPMCIVDV
- the LOC131769913 gene encoding sodium/potassium/calcium exchanger 4 isoform X1; translation: MSWEAHAQYLFEKNVLTRSKKESPSKRPADSLEATMRRKRRFKTQLACGGVLAVLFTALAYHDLSKDITSESTAITKEHSEISFTSRHLSAHKTHKLKNCTPPSIEEFPNDFFNQKQRQHGAVIVNFAVAFYMFWAIAIVCDDYFVPCLEIICEKMDLQSDVAGATFMALGSSAPELFASVIGVFVTKGDIGVGTILGSAVFNVLFVIGVCGIGAGTVLYLAWWPLVRDSMFYLFSLVILMLVLMDNIVIWSEATAMVCFYSVYLLIMFFNPRIEAWLYRVTNTTSPEYKSELHANNGKKNGYSKVPGDDSENTEFEKNKEKDDLEEVKEDNEHNKKEEEKETKPVFSESGEHLAHHYEYDQQRPHEVPDLTLGTPLSPPEGVWARFCWALGLPINILFYFTIPDVKKESCRKFVGFSFVVCIVWIGVTSYILVWMVTIIGYTFMIPDTVMGLSLVAFGSSVPDCLSSLFVAQKGDGDMAVSHTVGSNVFDILLCLGIPWLVKTTVWDYDSAVVINSHGLFVSCFFILGSIAVTLFIIYYYKWVLDKKVGCIYLIFYFIFMGISIYVEMKAFGKYNPPMCIVDV